The window GCTCCGGATCCGGAGATCGCCGAGGACGTCTCGTTCAGCCAGCTCGACCGCGACGTGCGTTCGCGCCTGCGCGGGCTGACCAAGGACCACGCCGAGTTCGTCGGGATGCACCTGGTGATGGCCGGCCGGATGCTCGACGTCGACCCGGAGCGCGCTTACGAGCACGCCATGGCGGCGGTACGCGGCGCGGGCCGGATCGACATCGTGCACGAGGCGGCAGGCCTGGCCGCGTACCACACCAACCGCTTCGCGGAGGCGCTGCGCGAGCTGCGCACGGTGCGCCGGCTGAACGGTTCGTCGGAGCACCTGCCGATCATGGCCGACGCCGAACGCGGCCTCGGCCGCCCGGAGCGTGCTCTGGCGCTCGCCGCGTCTGACGAGGCCGCGTCGCTCGACGCGACCGGACGCGTCGAGCTCGCGATCGTCGCGAGCGGCGCCCGTTCCGACCTGGGCGAGCACGACGCCGCCCTGGCAGTGCTCGACAAGATCGCAGCCGAGGACGCCAAGGGTGATCTCGGGCTGCGGGTCGTGCAGGCGCGCGCCGTGGCACTCGAGGTCGCGGGCCGGGACGACGAGGCGGCAGCCTTGCTGGCGTCCGTCGACAGCAAGGCCCTCGAGCGGGCCATCGGCGCGAACGCTCCGGACGAGGACATCACCGTCTTCGACGTCGAGGACGACGCGGCGCTCGCCGAAGAGGAGTACGTCGCCGACCACCCCGAGGAGTTCGCGAAGGACGAGCCTGCTGAGGACGGGGACGAGGACGACGAGTCGGAGGGTTCGGACAGCGAGCCGGAGGACTCGGACGACGAGGACTCGGGTGAGGTCTCGGACGACGACTCCGACGATGAAGGTGACGACGAGGACGGCGAGGACGGCGACTCGCCCGATTCCCCGGACTCCGCCGACTCGGCTGACTCCGCAGATTCGGCTGATTCGGCTGATTCGGCCGACTCCGCTGACTCGCCCGACGAGCTGGACGATGACGAGTCCGACGAGTCTGACGACGACTCCGACGAGCCGGACGACACCGACGAGTCCGTCTCCGACGAGCCGAAGGTCGACGAGTCAGACGACGGCGTGCCCAACGACGGCGTGCCCAACGACCAGGACGAGCCCGAGGCGGACGCCGTCGACGAGCCGAGCGACCCCGATTCGGACGTAGAGCCTCCGGACTCGGAGCCTGCGGACGAGCCGACCGAGGCGCCTGCCGAGGTCAGCGAGCACGGCCCGGATGTCGACGAGGCGGCCGCCGTACCCGAGGTGAGCACCACCGAGGGTGAGCCGGAAGCCGAGGGCGACCGGTCCGACGTCGGGCAGGAGAAGGCGTGATCGCGAGCGCCGGGCTGCTGGCGAGCGACGTCCCGCTCGCCGCGGCCTACGATCTCGCGCTCGTCGACCTGGACGGGGTGGCGTACAAGGGGCACCTGCCGATCGACCACGCGTCGGCGAGCCTGGCGGCGGCGCGGTCGGGCGGGATGCGCCTGCTGTTCGTGACCAACAATGCGTCGCGCGAGCCGGAGGAGGTCGCGAGCCAGCTCACAGGCCTGGACATCCCGACGGACCCGGACGAGGTGATGACCGCCGCGCAGGCGTGTGCCGCGCTCCTCACCACACGGTTGGACCCGGGTGCGAAGGTGCTCGTCGTGGGTGGCAAGGGCCTGGTGACGGCGGTGCGTTCGGCGGGCTTCACCGTGGTGGAGTCGGCGGACGACAAGCCGGACGCCGTCGCGCAGGGCTACACGCCGGAGCTGGGCTGGACGCAGCTCGCCGAGGCCGCGTACGCCGTGGAGGGTGGCGCGTGGCATGTGGCGAGCAACCTGGACCTGTCGCTGCCGACGGCGCGCGGGTTCGCGCCGGGGAACGGCGCGCTGGTGGGTGCCGTGGTGTCGGCGACGGGGATCACGCCGGACAGTGCCGGCAAGCCGTCGCCCACGATGTACCGGCTGGCGATCGAGCGGGTCGGGGCGAGCCGGCCGCTGGTGATCGGGGACCGGCTGGACACGGATCTGGGCGGTGCCCGCGAGGGCGGCTACCCGGGTCTGCACGTGCTGACCGGCGTCTCGACGGCGCGCGACGCCGTGCTTGCCGTTGCGGGACAGCGCCCGACGTTCGTGGGTGCGGACCTGCGTGCGCTGCTCGAACCGCATCCGGTGCCGGTCCTGGCCGACGGCTGGCACGTGTGCAACGGCGCTGCGGCGCAGGTGGCCGACGGCGGGCTACGGCTCGACGGTTCCGGGATCGACCTGGTTCGCGCGGCGTGCGCCGCGTCCTGGGCCGCCGTTGACGCGGGGGAGACCCTGGATCCGACGTCGGTCCCGGCCCTGTCCGCCTGAGGTGCGGGCCCCTGGCCGCGGCGGGCTGGGTCGGGGGCAGTGTGACCGTAGGTAGGTACTTTCCGGGCCGCCCCGACAGAACCCTGCCGGTTTCTCCAGGGTTCTGTCGGAGGCGGCAGGTACCGTGTTTTCAGCAGGCCGACGGCCCGCAGCGGCGGGCGGTAGGTGGCCGACGAGCACGGACGAGCACAGTGGAGCGTTGACGCACGATGGACGAGTTCTACGAGATCGAGGAACCCGCGAGTGGCCCGGCTGACCCCGAGTCGGGTGTCCGGCATGCGCTCGACGCGCTCGACGGGCTCGACGACCTGCCCCCGGCCGAGCACGTCGCGCGGTTCGAGGCCGTCCATGACGCTCTGCGGGTGCACCTGAGCGGTGACGCCTGACGGTGGTGACGATGACTGCGAGCACCCGGGTGGACGCGGAGCTGGTCCGCCGTGGGCTGGCCCGTTCGCGGCGGCACGCCGCTGAGCTCGTCGCGTCCGGTCGCGTGGCGGTGGCTGGCCGGGTGGTGGCCAAGCCGTCGTCGGCGGTGTCGGACGGCGAGGAGGTGTCCGTCGCGCCCGGCCCCGACCCGGAGCATGAGTTTGCCTCGCGCGCTGCCCTCAAGCTGGCCGGTGCGCTGGACGCCCTGGCCCGCGTGCCGGGCGGGCCGGTGGTCGAGGGCGCGTTCTGCGCGGATCTCGGGGCGTCGACGGGTGGCTTCACGGACGTGCTGCTACGCCGGGGTGCTGCCCACGTGATCGCGGTCGACGTGGGGCACGACCAGCTTGTGCCCGCGCTGCGCGGCGACGACCGGGTGACGGTCGTCGAGGGCTTCAACGTTCGTGACCTGACCCCGGGTGACCTCGCCCGGCTCCCG is drawn from Promicromonospora sp. Populi and contains these coding sequences:
- a CDS encoding HAD-IIA family hydrolase, which codes for MASAGLLASDVPLAAAYDLALVDLDGVAYKGHLPIDHASASLAAARSGGMRLLFVTNNASREPEEVASQLTGLDIPTDPDEVMTAAQACAALLTTRLDPGAKVLVVGGKGLVTAVRSAGFTVVESADDKPDAVAQGYTPELGWTQLAEAAYAVEGGAWHVASNLDLSLPTARGFAPGNGALVGAVVSATGITPDSAGKPSPTMYRLAIERVGASRPLVIGDRLDTDLGGAREGGYPGLHVLTGVSTARDAVLAVAGQRPTFVGADLRALLEPHPVPVLADGWHVCNGAAAQVADGGLRLDGSGIDLVRAACAASWAAVDAGETLDPTSVPALSA